ATCCAACTGTAGGTATATATCCCATACAAATGTTACcagatttttggcatttttgccttaaaaaacccacactttttttcaatttttctaaaattttgcacgcgacATTTTCTCGGCATAGCAAAAGTATATTCCAACCCATGGATGAATCgtttaatattttgttgaagcTCCCACATAACGGTACATTTCGCAAATATATTCTTACACCGAATTTATTGGAGTCTACGTGGAATTTAAAGTAGATAAAATCCGAATTAGggaatgttttatacattgttggaaaggtatggaAAATTTCTATAATGGTGACGACTACAAAAAATGGGCGGCAAggtctgccgcctcagtataccACAgtctgctactacaacaacaacaacatcctaATTCGTATTTAATAGAAAAACACATCTTATTGTATGTATTACATTTatgatatttatttataaaacgtTCGACTTCCGCTATAGACATGCGTGGGGTTTGGGTTTTGGAAGAAGAAGTCATACAAAATGACAGGATTATTAAGACACACTGAAAAAAcagggcaaaattttaatgttttaaaattaaactattCATGTGTCGTTAAAGGCACACAATGGCATGGTCAATTATGCCAAGGTCTTACATCAGAGTCCTACATATTGCAAATAAGTTTAGTAGAACAAAATTATACCCTCTAGAAGTTTGGAGAAGTGGATAGTGGTCCACTTTGACACCTTGTTTTAGATATATCGACCATTTACCTGACAAACAGATAAGTtgtggacttatttccaattttatcGCCGTAATAATATAAACCATAAGGACTTGTTTGAATTAGCTGATGTGAACATACTTAACTTTACTTTCATTGGCTATGACACAAcatagccgaatgtagaatcgcgttccaagcgcctcgatcttctgcgcttcttctatAATCTCCAAcacaaagtttcgaggtgtctctcaccacttgacttttctatcgggcttttgatcgcccggtttgcgtgtaccatcgtgatcgccttcaaaagacttcttcactGTAGCTTCTTAatccattctgacaaaatgATCTAgcaaacgcagccgttgtattttgttacgggtaactatgctatcgtcgtcatacagctcgtggttcatacgacacctacattctccattaactcaaactggtccatatattttacgaagaatctttctctcaaacactacaagcactgcctcatctgctttacaagtacccatgcctcagaacaacacaacatataacaacacgggtagtatcagggtcttgtatagtgtaatcttcgtttttcgagaggtggccttgcttCTAAACTGTCTGCTTAATCAAAagcagcatctgtttgccagtattatttttcgctttatttACGGTAGTgcagaggtagataaagttgctatctcaaagttgtggttcccaactttctccattttctttatctgatcggttgtacaaggcgttttgggagctgaaaccatccatttcgtcttattttcatttactgccagacccattttcactgactctctttcgattctttcacaagctgcagttactacttccggtcaCCGGTgtcctatgatatcgatgtcgtcggtatAGGTGAGTAGCatttgttctcttgtgagtagtgtgcaatatctattcacatctgtatctcgtataatcttctccagcaggatattaaagagatcacacgatagactgtctgcttgtctgaaacctcgtttggtattgaatggttcggagagattctttcctatttttagTGAGGAACGTGTATCCCCAAGTTTCCTCCTGCAGagttttataaattttgcagggataccaaactcagacatggcttgaaatatctttgaacgtatagaggtatcgaaaacggctttgtagtcaacaaagagttgatcgatgttgatttgtccttctcgggtctttttcaggatttggtgcagtgtgaatatctggtccaaggTGGATTTACAAGatctaaagacgcatttatagggcccaattattggTATGGTAGCATTTCCAGACTTTATTCCGACTCCtgtatgtgaacattcgcaagttattacaCTATAAAGGCCAGCCTTGAACCAGATCAAGGCTAGGAACGACAAGGCATCTTCCCTCAGCTGTGCCTGTGGTATAACATTGGATTTAAATGTCTGACTGACGACTATAATTTTAAGTTGTAAAGTAGTATACCGTTTGGACTCCGCTACAAAGCGTATACATTTATCATTgaactaaaacttgaatcggacagcactcattgatatgaaagaaattGGTTGGGCTGATAACTTAGTCTTTTATAAGGGTGAATGAAAACAACCAAAGTGAATGAAAAAACCAAGgtgccggttgtacgtaccggattgaccttaTGGAGTTCCTCATCGGccagggctgccgcctcagtgtataacacactgctacaacaacaaccaaggtGAATGAAAAAACCAAGTACTGATCCGATTGATTTATTATGCCgttcaaaaattggaaatatttcATCCATCCAAACAATTTCTCTTTAAAGGAATATCGGGCagttttctcacatatcatcaTTTTATAAGTAATGTCCGactcaagttaaagctcaataatatgtgacctcctttttgcaggtctcacagatgttggcaGAATAagtgaataaaaatatgttcatatTACATCAGTAATTTGTAAATGCAACAATTACAAAAAATCTGTGGTCGTACTAAACTCGCCCAAGCCAAAATAAATAACATCTCACAAAAATCCATTTGTAATCATAGTAAATTTTTGAGATAACCAATTGTTGACATATGAGAATACCAGTGTACGATGCGCTATCAAAGATAACAAAAGATATCACACAACATACAATAGATACCTGACCAAACAATTGTATCTGCACTGCAAATAGAGACAAAAAACGACTCATTGTGGAGATGGGTTCTTTTGTTTCCTGTACATACGCAGtatcattttgttttatttaaaaatagacaatGAATTGATCACAAACTTAAAAAATCTGACTTCATAGAATTCTTAGAAAGAATATGACAAGTTCCTTATAAGTAGAGTTAACTTTTTTTAAGTAGACCATTCTCTGAACACTTTAATTTTATATCTTCGATGTCCTATTTACAATTGCTTCGAGTCCAGCTTCGATTTTAATTGATCGGCTACATATTGCCAATATTTACGACGAATTACGTCGTGTTTCTTCGACATATCATCACACAGCGAATAGACTTTACGTGATAGTGCCTCTTTTTCACCCAAGTCAGAggtttgcaaacatttttcacagTAAACATcgattaaaaatgcaataaggTACGGAGATCGGGAATTATTTGCGTAAAGTTCTTCACAAAATGCTATAACTTCGGGGAATTGGGACAATGAACCATTGCCACTGCGCCGCAATATACCTTTGAGGTAATTCCAGGAGCTTTCATTGTTCTTAACAATACGTATGCGATTCAAAGCATAGTCAAGTTCGCGTTGTATGACTTCTGTTGTAAATCCAAAATGTTTGAGTACAAAAAATCGTTGATTCCATGCTGAATTGTTGCGTATATCTTCCGAAATGAGACGATCAACGAAGGCCAGCTCATCGTCGTAAAGACTGAAAAACAAGAttaacaaatagaaaaaaaaaacgacaagaCGTCAATAAAGATTTAAATAGTCAATTTGTTTATAGATTTGCGTCATTTAATGAAGCACttggtagaatttttcaaaatatacaAATTGTTTTTCAACCCCCTGAAGTGAAGTATCTAACGACTACTACATGTCttatataatataaaaaaagtttatatttaGGGTGTAATGTTTGTAATATTATGCgactaaattaaaaatattgtcaTCTGCACAAGCTGAGTCACATGCAACCGATTGCTTACAAAACGCATCATGTTATTATCTTAACTAACGATGCTCCTTCTCTCTACacaacaaaaaatagtttattATGATTGCCTATTACGGCTGCTCAATGAATTATGTTAACATTTTTTCTCTCAAAGGGTAGAGCTGATGATCATGAGAATAAATGTCACCAGAAATTGAAGGATTTAATTGATTACTCAAAAGAAATTGCCTGGTGATATCCATTTTCATGGTTATTAGCTCGACTCACTCCCTTTTGGGAGGAATAGCGTAcacattttattgttgttggagccacatttgtatgtggacgTAGCGATCCTCTTCAAGTTCCATAGGTGAGCCAGCTCGGTCTGGTACAAAGGCCGATCGGTGCAGTaacattatggccattggttatttaaaggcgctaataactcgccttggcAAATCGaatatcacaggcactcagtatttaagcaagagctagctgcagttgcagctactctgtatatGGAGCATCTCATCCCGAACATGTGGAGCATCCCATTATCCCCAATCCCCGGCACGGGttggctgtgagcaccacacggcGCTACCGGACGccttcacaggttgcggatagtgcaaTGCTCTAAACGAAGTAACTGCAACTGCATTCGCGGACAATCAATCCTCTGgaagccggttgtacataccggattgacctgatggagttcttcatcggcaagggctgccgcctcagtgtataacacactgctaaatcaacaacaatcaacagtatcgagtggagagtctcagtaggGCCTGGCGGCACCGCCTCtttcttaaatactgagtgctaatgatgctcgatatgacaaggtgagttattaacgcctttaaataacaaatggccataCATTTTTCGCGGCGATCTTTCCTATGAACTGGAACGAGCTTGTTCACTTATAAGAGCTTTCCGAGAATCGCTACTTCCACATGGAAATGtggtgacaacaacaacaacccaaccGGGAGGCAACAGCATTGTTTAGAGTTCACTTCAAACCTGTAGATTTAAGTCAAAATTTTGCGATTAGAAAAAAAGACTAAGAAAAACATATTTCTCAGGAGAGTGATTCACTTTAGCCGCGAGTATACCCCAATAAGTATTCCTAACTGTATACCTGTGTCGGGATTTGTTCTACTTTTTCTTTTCCTCCTAAGAAGCCTTATATcttataagaaatttttaattttataagatGGCTTATACAGATCTCTAGTTTAAACGAAGCTGGTTTGAATAACGATTTTTTGACTGTGGTCAATGTTTAAGACTTAACGCGCCGAAATCGAAATCGTGACATAAACATAACAGAGGTCGTTATCTCTTCATAAAAATTGTAGCCGTAAGCGTTCAGCTATAAACAGAGCATATATTAAAAGAAGTCTCCATCTGTTTCTTGCTAGGATGGAAGAGGGCAAAAGtaagatttttcatattgaatgGGAATTCGAGAAAAATGTCCAATTTTGTACTTATTTTTTCATCGTTTTATCTCCTGTCAACGCAACGTTAGTTGAGGAATGATCCATAACCGACCCCTTACTTAAGACATGCTTGCATTTATCTTTCGTATTTGTTCATAGAGGATTGACCTTTATCCCTTTTGCTAAATTATATGAGAAAGATTCACTTTTCAAACATACGGATAATGTAGTTACTGCTGCCACCACGATAACTTACTTAAAGGTGCTTATAGCCCACTGCCTATGTTGCCATGCATGATAGTTTTTGGCGTCGGTGCGAAGAGCCATCTCCGTCAAATCCAATTCCTTTGAGGCATCATTCAGCATTTCAACAATAACTCGACGGTGGTGCCAAACCTGGTAATTCTTGGCATTCTCAGTAATGACATCCTCAATGTACCCCAGCTCCTCGCTTAAATCGCTTCCCAGTTCACGCAGAATATCTCGCCGATATTGCCACACTGTATAATTGGCTGGATTTAGGCGTAAAGCATCTGTGGTCAGTTCCAAGGCACGGGAGGATTTCTCTTGGCGGGCAAGAATAGCACGAAAGTAGTCAAAGATTTCGCgaactaaaaatttaataaatttgcaTTCAAGGCGACACATAAATGTGAAAGCAACTTAATACTCACATTTTGCACTGTAAGCTATCTCTACGACTGGATTTTCACCATCATCCTGCGCCAAGGGTACCACATCTTTCCAATCACTTCTTTGGCTGTATGGTATCCATGATTCACTCCACTCTTCATCAGAAGTATCACTCATTTTTAAGGAATATTACTTTTGGGGAAATCGATAGAAAAAGCCAAACCAAAACTATCATACGTCAGAGATAGTTCATTCAACAAATAAATAATCAAATATGTGCGGCACGTCTTTTTTAAGGCTTTCAACTTTTTCTAATCAATGACTGCTTTCAcagaatttaattaattttcgactaatcgattgtTTTATGTGAAAAGGTCGatagataaaaaatttaaaaatcgaaTAATCGATTATAATATCGAGTCATCGACTTTTCTTTTAAATCATTGGACTCATGGTTCAATTAAGAAGGTTACGTCACCTGTCCAGCTGTAAGAATTTTCCAACTCCacagttgtatccaaatcccactagaacgtcaaatgctttgtttggattataattttttccccattttgttattttttatattttaattgctttaatttatAATCATTAAGTTTTGATCTTGATCTTCTAAATATTATTATGCAAATAGTAATTAGAATATCAATTAAGAAGTGGCCAGAAATTTTACAATctagtgggaatttgcgccaACATTCCCACAGGGTTGTatagttgatttcgttgttgttgggcaaatgACTTAACCTTAATTGAACCATGACAAACTTTCTATAATAATAATCTATCGCTCTCAGTGAAAACTGACAACTACGAACAACGATTAGAAATCTGAAATGttcttttatttggtttttaagAGTCGCCCAAAGGCTGGTAATATGTTTACTTTAAGCTACGTTTTTCTATAAAGACTTTGAACAAAATAACTtgttgatttcattcagtaggcaTTCCCTCATTAAACCATGTTTACACTTGGAGCCAATCtagaaatttcgaaaaaaaatagtTTCTCCTATTTAATTGCTGACTACAATATATATGCTGAACACAATACAAATGCAGATCACAATAAAAACGCTGTCAAAAACATCCCTGTTGATACACAGAgagatattttccttcataaatGTAATGATCGGGTTTCATAACCTTTTcgttcataaatattatgaaaaagtTTTATAATATTAATCAAACAATCacaaatattatgaaaattcttAATGAATATGATCGTTTATGAAAAACAGTTCTCGTATTTATGAAACGTCGTTTCATacatgtaaagaaaattttcaaaatatttataattttttcatagctataaaaatttgttattgaaaTATGTCTACGTAGGTATACAATGAAAATTGTcgcatttatgaaaatttggagGGGGAATTTTCCAAGTCAAGTCCATGTAAACTGTTTCATGAATACTTGGAAGAAGTTCAGCATTTTGTAGTTATTTCTTGTTTGTTTTCCATTCTTGCTCATATTTTCTCTTGTTTGGAAAAGAACAAAtgtaaaaacacacacacgcatacctatgtatatgtatgttttACATTACAACAATGCCTAACAACATGACAACATGCACAGTTAGATGTCTGCGTCATTATTCTACGTAAAAGCTTGAAGGTATTTGGTGTTTTTAACTTTGCAGTGAAGTGAAAAGTATTTTATATAGTGGTTTTTGTGCCACACAAAGTTTTCCAAATTCGAATTCGATAATCTAAtaacaaatgtttaaatttttaggagCACCCCGAACTGACTATCGCCTGTACGAGGAATTGACGCGTAAAAACTTCGTACTTAAATTGCAAAGTGAAACCATTGATTGTCCatcaaaatttacacaaaaaatgtgaCCGTGAAACAATGTTTTGTTTCAATTGTGCAACGCTTGTATTTGTGTACATAGTCGGTTTAACGAGTCGAATCGATTCAGACTTCCCAAAGGCTGGTCAAGTATTGCTACCGCTAGCCCCCTTCCATATGCaagtgtgactacaacaacaacagcatagtACCCAGATTTGtctacaaattttatttcaataaatttaactaaatatccaaacttttggttttatttttatatccaccaccgaaggatggggctatattcactttgcattccgtttgcaacaaatcgaaatatctatttccgaccgtataaaggttatatattcttgatcgtcttaaaaatctaagacgatctatccatgaccgtccgtccgtctgttgaaatcactctacagtctttaataatagagatattgagctgaaaacagtttttttgtccataagcaggttgagttcgaagatgggctatatcggactatatcttgatatagcccaatatagaccgatccgccgatttaaagtcttaggaccataaaagccacattcattatccgattttgttgaaatttgggacagtgagtagtgtaaggccatttgacatccctattcaatttggcctgCATCGGTCtagatagatttggatatagctgtcatatagaccgatctcttgatttaaggtcttggacatataaaatgcgcatttattgtccaatgtcgcaaTTTGGGGCATTGTTGTAttaagcccatcgacatatttcttcaatttggctcagttcgttccagatttggatatagctgccatacagaccgacctctcgatcaAGATatagtatatcttgatatagcccaatatagaccgatccgccgatttaaagtcttaggaccataaaagccacattcattatccgattttgttgaaatttgggacagtgagtagtgtaaggccatttgacatccctattcaatttggcctgCATCGGTCtagatagatttggatatagctgtcatatagaccgatctcttgatttaaggtcttggacatataaaatgcgcatttattgtccaatgtcgcaaTTTGGGGCATTGTTGTAttaagcccatcgacatatttcttcaatttggctcagttcgttccagatttggatatagctgccatacagaccgatctctcgatttaaggtcttgggcccattaaaggcacatttattgtctgatgtcgccgaaattttggacagtgagttgtgttaggcttttcggcatatttcttcaatttgacccaaatcggtccaaatttggatatagctgctatatagaccgatctctcgatttaaagtcttgggcctataaaaggcgcatttattctccgattttgccaaaatttaaagcagtgagttgtgttaggcccatcgacattcttcttctatttggctaagttcgttccagatttggatatagctgccatacagaccgatctctcgatttaaggtcttgggcccattaaaggcacatttattgtctgatgtcgccgaaattttggacagtgagttgtgttaggcttttcgacatatttcttcaatttgacccaaatcggtccaactttggatatagctgctatatagaccgatctctcgatttaaagtcttgggcatatggaaggcgcacttattgtccgatgtcgccgaaaggcacatttattgtctgatgtcgccgaaattttggacagtgagttgtgttaggcttttcgacatatttcttcaatttgacccaaatcggtccaactttggatatagctgctatatagaccgatctctcgatttaaagtcttgggcatataaaaggcgcacttattgtccgatgtcgccgaaatatgagacattgagttgtgttagggccttcgacatcttacttcaatttggcccagatcggttcagatttgaatataaatgccatatataccgatttctcgatttaaagtctttgcaccataaaaacgcatttgtagtctgatttcgctaaaatttgacacagtgacttatgttaggctttctaataattgcgtcattctgtttgtaactactcgaaatattcctctgagacgccataaagtatatatattcttgatcgttgcgacattttatgtcgatctagccatatccgtccgtccgtccgtctgtctgtcgaaagcacgctaactttcgaaggaataaagctagccgcttgtaattttacacaaatacttcttattagtgtaggtcggttggtattgtaaatgggccatatcggtccatgttttgttatagctgccatataaaccgaacttgggtcttgagtctctagagggcgcaattcttacccgattggaatgaaattttgcacgacgtgttttgttatgatatccaacaactgtgccaagtatggtttaaatcggtccataacccgatatagctgccatataaacctatctttggtcttgacttcttgagcctctagagtgcgcaattctcatccgattggaatgaaattttgcacgacgtgttttgttatgatatccaacaactgtgccaagtatggttcaaatcggtccataacctgatatagctgccatataaaccgatcttgggtcttgacttcttgagccactagagtgcgcaattcttatccgattggaatgaaattttgcacgacctgtgtttttatgatatccaacaactgcgccaagtatggttcaaatcggttcataacctgatatagctgtcatagaaacagatctggggacttgacttcttaagcttctagaggacgcatttcctatccgattttgctaaaattttgcatgacgtattttatttttattttcaacaactgtttcaaataaggtttaaatcggttcataacccgatataactgctatataaaccgatctgggatcttgaattcttgagcctctagaggtcacaattattatcagatttgcctgaaatgttgtacgaattggctgacattttacacaggtctccaacatataatttaattgtggtccaaaccggaccatatcttgatatctctctaatagcagagcaaatcttttcttatatcattttttgcctaagaagagatgccgggaaaagaactcgacagatgcgatccatggtggagggtatacaagattcggtccggccgaactttgcacgctttaacttgttaatcaaatcaaattgccatatttactattgggttgcccaaaaagtaattgcggatttttcatatagtcggcgttgacaaattttttaacagcttgtgcctctgtaattgcattctttcttctgtcaattatcagctgttacttttagcttgctttagaaaaaaagtgtaaaaaaagtatatttgattaagttaagttttattaaaaatgcatttactttcttttaaaaaatccgcaattactttttgggcaacccaatattttaccaGTCTAATTtgtcagtctatatatttggtgcagtGGCgatactattaaaccatgtaaaacaaAGAAGTATTGTCCAGTAACACGTcatttggtcttgtctatcgatgagctaaaatggttacaaccttaacgttaaggtttgcaactcatgttatcacgctgaacgtcacaATTCCGGAGCTATGGCGGCCTGTATTTgtttgtgtccccacacattaaattaatcacacagtgtcccgttaggttattataattgatcgactatTTTGAGTTGAGATGGTCCACTAGATATATGTGCAGAATAATGAGATCTGGTTCGCagttcacaaccttatacctttaatttaaccccatattgtcatgactggtgtatacagccgtttggtggagggcgtctatatgaagGTTGTAcgccacactgccacttgagcataAATTTGAACGACGCAaattaataggtc
The Stomoxys calcitrans chromosome 3, idStoCalc2.1, whole genome shotgun sequence genome window above contains:
- the LOC106084859 gene encoding protein farnesyltransferase/geranylgeranyltransferase type-1 subunit alpha → MSDTSDEEWSESWIPYSQRSDWKDVVPLAQDDGENPVVEIAYSAKFREIFDYFRAILARQEKSSRALELTTDALRLNPANYTVWQYRRDILRELGSDLSEELGYIEDVITENAKNYQVWHHRRVIVEMLNDASKELDLTEMALRTDAKNYHAWQHRQWAISTFNLYDDELAFVDRLISEDIRNNSAWNQRFFVLKHFGFTTEVIQRELDYALNRIRIVKNNESSWNYLKGILRRSGNGSLSQFPEVIAFCEELYANNSRSPYLIAFLIDVYCEKCLQTSDLGEKEALSRKVYSLCDDMSKKHDVIRRKYWQYVADQLKSKLDSKQL